In Pseudofrankia saprophytica, one genomic interval encodes:
- a CDS encoding VOC family protein has translation MSALPDSTVAPAILPGAVRQIGYIVRDLDKALASWLELGVGPWYVLRGQTESGTYRGAPCTVTVSIAFGNSGDLQVELICPEDDTPSIYREFLDAGQEGFHQLAWWTDDFPATMRSVEAAGWPVVWSGDGGGAARYAYVEPPSGPATIVEIMEATAATEGIATLVRQAAVDWDGSEPIRAIELGA, from the coding sequence ATGAGCGCATTACCCGACTCCACCGTCGCTCCGGCCATCCTTCCCGGAGCGGTGCGCCAGATCGGCTACATCGTCCGCGACCTCGACAAGGCCCTGGCCAGCTGGCTCGAGCTGGGCGTCGGGCCCTGGTACGTCCTGCGGGGGCAGACCGAGAGCGGGACCTATCGCGGCGCGCCCTGCACCGTCACCGTGTCGATCGCCTTCGGCAACAGCGGCGACCTCCAGGTCGAACTCATCTGCCCGGAGGATGACACCCCCAGCATCTACCGGGAGTTCCTCGACGCCGGCCAGGAGGGCTTCCACCAGCTCGCCTGGTGGACCGACGACTTCCCGGCCACCATGCGCTCGGTCGAGGCCGCCGGCTGGCCGGTGGTCTGGTCCGGCGACGGCGGTGGCGCCGCTCGCTACGCCTACGTCGAGCCGCCGAGCGGCCCGGCGACGATCGTCGAGATCATGGAGGCGACGGCCGCGACCGAGGGCATCGCGACCCTCGTCCGGCAGGCCGCGGTCGACTGGGACGGCAGCGAGCCGATCCGCGCCATCGAGCTGGGGGCGTGA
- a CDS encoding ABC transporter permease yields the protein MEEFLNLVVGGIVAGGLYAILAAGVVLTYQTSGIFNFAHGAVAFATAYLFVQLNVTAGIPIIPAAIIAILVFAPLLGFVLDRVIYRRLTYASVAVKIVVPVGLLIAVPGICLFVADRLNVWFHLGIAGIEELFLIPGLGPSPKQTWTVGTILLDSNQVAVFAAAVVTAVGLWVLLRRTRLGLRMRAVVDRRGLAALRGIDPDRTSATSWMLGSFLAGLAGVLLAPIFTLNTPVFTTVVLISTPAVVFARFRSIPLALAGGLLIGVIQNLVVGYAHFADNITGFSTSVPFFLLFLLLFVFAVDRSRRAGTQIDDDPPAPSYGEEPKRRKLIVWTGWSVIILGYALFFADDYWQSLIIRGLALSVVLLSFTVVTGIGGMVSLAQAAFVTAAGITAGWVASHHWPFLVALVLGTLVATAMGVVVSLPARRLGGLPLALATLALAYICQNLFFQLRGVSRNDVGGWVLSPPKLGPVDLADSRSMIIFLAIVLGIVVLLVRNLIRSSSGRAMAALRATEPGTVTIGVSAARTKTAVFALSAAIAGFGGVLLAVSSGRVTHLDYPVETGLFWLATIVVFGVRRPGAAVIAGLGAAVSPELLSHVAQTSYLPQVLSGLAAINLAQNPDGILALTAQQRFERRRRREERALRARAAAAAPAVASPGTADAAGPAAA from the coding sequence GTGGAGGAGTTCCTCAACCTGGTCGTCGGCGGCATCGTCGCCGGCGGCCTGTATGCCATTCTGGCGGCTGGCGTCGTCCTGACCTACCAGACCTCTGGCATCTTCAACTTCGCGCATGGCGCGGTCGCGTTCGCCACCGCGTACCTGTTCGTGCAGCTCAACGTCACCGCGGGGATCCCGATCATCCCGGCGGCGATCATCGCGATCCTGGTCTTCGCGCCGCTGCTGGGCTTCGTGCTGGACCGGGTGATCTACCGCCGGCTGACCTACGCCTCGGTGGCGGTGAAGATAGTGGTCCCGGTCGGCCTGCTGATCGCGGTGCCCGGCATCTGCCTGTTCGTCGCCGACCGGCTCAACGTGTGGTTCCACCTGGGCATCGCCGGGATCGAGGAACTGTTCCTGATCCCGGGGCTCGGCCCGTCGCCGAAGCAGACCTGGACGGTCGGCACCATCCTGCTGGACAGCAACCAGGTCGCCGTCTTCGCCGCGGCGGTCGTGACGGCGGTGGGCCTGTGGGTGCTGCTGCGGCGGACCCGGCTGGGACTGCGGATGCGGGCGGTCGTGGACCGGCGCGGCCTGGCGGCGCTGCGCGGCATCGACCCCGACCGGACCTCCGCGACGTCCTGGATGCTCGGCAGCTTCCTGGCCGGTCTCGCCGGGGTCCTGCTGGCTCCGATCTTCACGCTCAACACGCCGGTGTTCACGACGGTGGTTCTCATCTCCACGCCCGCCGTGGTGTTCGCGCGCTTCCGCTCGATCCCGCTCGCGCTGGCCGGCGGGTTGCTGATCGGGGTCATCCAGAACCTCGTCGTGGGCTACGCCCACTTCGCGGACAACATCACCGGATTCAGCACCTCAGTGCCGTTCTTCCTCCTGTTCCTGCTGCTGTTCGTGTTCGCCGTCGACCGCAGCCGCCGCGCCGGCACCCAGATCGACGACGACCCGCCCGCTCCCTCGTACGGCGAGGAGCCGAAGCGCCGGAAGCTGATCGTGTGGACCGGGTGGTCCGTCATCATCCTGGGCTACGCGTTGTTCTTCGCGGACGACTACTGGCAGTCGCTGATCATCCGAGGTCTGGCGCTGTCGGTGGTGCTGCTGTCCTTCACGGTGGTGACCGGCATCGGGGGCATGGTCAGCCTCGCGCAGGCCGCGTTCGTCACCGCCGCGGGAATCACCGCCGGCTGGGTGGCCAGCCATCACTGGCCGTTCCTGGTCGCGCTGGTCCTCGGCACGCTGGTGGCCACCGCGATGGGGGTCGTGGTCTCGCTGCCCGCGCGCCGCCTCGGCGGGCTGCCGCTGGCGCTGGCGACGCTAGCGCTCGCCTACATCTGCCAGAACCTCTTCTTCCAGTTGCGCGGGGTGAGCCGCAACGACGTCGGGGGATGGGTGCTGAGCCCGCCGAAGCTGGGTCCGGTGGACCTCGCCGACTCCCGATCGATGATCATATTTCTGGCGATCGTGCTGGGAATCGTCGTCCTGCTGGTACGGAACCTGATCCGGTCGAGCTCCGGCCGGGCGATGGCGGCGCTGCGGGCCACCGAGCCGGGAACGGTGACCATCGGCGTCTCCGCCGCCCGCACGAAGACGGCGGTGTTCGCCCTCTCGGCGGCGATCGCCGGCTTCGGCGGCGTCCTGCTCGCCGTGTCGTCCGGCCGCGTCACCCACCTCGACTACCCGGTCGAGACCGGGCTGTTCTGGCTCGCGACGATCGTGGTGTTCGGGGTGCGCCGGCCCGGCGCCGCGGTGATCGCCGGCCTCGGCGCGGCGGTCAGCCCCGAGCTGCTCAGCCACGTCGCGCAGACCTCGTACCTGCCCCAGGTGCTGTCCGGCCTGGCCGCGATCAACCTGGCGCAGAACCCGGACGGCATCCTCGCCCTCACCGCGCAGCAGCGGTTCGAGCGGCGCCGCCGGCGGGAGGAGCGGGCGCTGCGGGCGCGGGCCGCCGCGGCCGCACCGGCCGTGGCCTCGCCCGGCACGGCCGACGCCGCGGGCCCGGCCGCGGCGG
- a CDS encoding TNT domain-containing protein, translated as MRLRNTLVSLLAGGLLFATAGSASAAADGAPLIDPFEQCSAASFQNDPRLGPAKLPFFGDVGEQVSDYDRTGNEPKRQFLATWWDPSASFSPFPATPGNWMYPPQNGYYLNTDGSPVRAAMSLAPGQQIDRFGRTTGSFLAPRGTDYEDRSLPPTNLNDPANPGGCNYHAYQVLRPITVYSGAIRPWFDQPGDGVQYQVVCALVPGATASSQCDQASGNLQTQYLLDNGYLAEVPVDDDLL; from the coding sequence GTGCGACTTCGCAACACGCTTGTCTCACTGCTAGCCGGGGGGCTGCTTTTCGCCACGGCGGGTTCGGCGTCGGCCGCGGCCGACGGCGCGCCCCTGATCGATCCCTTCGAGCAGTGCTCGGCCGCCTCTTTCCAGAACGACCCACGCCTTGGCCCGGCGAAACTTCCGTTCTTCGGTGACGTCGGCGAGCAGGTCAGCGACTACGACAGGACCGGCAACGAGCCGAAACGGCAGTTCCTGGCCACCTGGTGGGACCCCTCGGCAAGCTTCTCCCCGTTCCCGGCCACCCCGGGGAACTGGATGTACCCACCGCAGAACGGCTACTACCTCAACACCGATGGCTCGCCGGTACGGGCCGCGATGTCCTTGGCCCCCGGCCAGCAGATCGACCGTTTCGGCCGGACCACCGGTAGCTTCCTGGCCCCCCGGGGGACGGACTACGAGGACCGGTCCCTTCCGCCCACCAACCTGAACGACCCCGCGAACCCGGGTGGGTGCAACTACCACGCCTACCAGGTGCTGCGCCCGATCACCGTCTACTCCGGAGCGATCCGCCCGTGGTTCGACCAGCCCGGTGACGGCGTGCAGTACCAGGTGGTCTGCGCCCTGGTCCCCGGGGCGACGGCCTCATCGCAGTGCGACCAGGCGAGCGGGAACCTGCAGACCCAGTACCTGCTCGACAACGGCTACCTCGCGGAGGTGCCGGTGGATGACGACCTGCTGTAG
- a CDS encoding ABC transporter ATP-binding protein encodes MVATSPDSDVVAASAGPVCEVRGITKRFGGLTAIRDVSLRVEPGEVRGLIGPNGAGKTTLFDIISGLTPPTSGAVHLDGVDVTRQLPDRRARSGVRRTFQRTQLYGRLSVEDNVLASMEWRGGGGGLVADLFAAPARRRREAERRERAAAVLEECGVADLRHRPAGSLPIGQARLVELARAIADGPRLLLLDEPTSGLSHQETERFGEQIQRLRSQGVAILLVEHDVGFVMGQSDRVAVLNLGAVLAEGTPDEIQAHPDVRAAYLG; translated from the coding sequence GTGGTTGCGACCAGCCCTGACAGCGACGTCGTCGCGGCGTCGGCGGGCCCCGTGTGCGAGGTCCGTGGCATCACCAAGCGCTTTGGCGGGCTCACCGCCATCCGGGACGTCTCGCTGCGAGTCGAGCCGGGCGAGGTGCGCGGCCTGATCGGCCCGAACGGCGCCGGCAAGACGACCCTGTTCGACATCATCTCGGGCCTCACCCCGCCGACCTCCGGCGCCGTGCACCTGGACGGCGTCGACGTGACCCGCCAGCTGCCGGACCGGCGGGCGCGATCGGGGGTGCGTCGCACGTTCCAGCGCACCCAGCTCTACGGCCGGCTCTCGGTCGAGGACAACGTGCTGGCGTCGATGGAGTGGCGCGGTGGCGGTGGCGGCCTGGTGGCCGACCTGTTCGCCGCGCCCGCCCGCCGCCGGCGGGAGGCCGAGCGGCGCGAGCGCGCGGCCGCGGTGCTCGAGGAGTGCGGGGTGGCGGACCTGCGGCACCGGCCGGCCGGCTCGCTGCCGATCGGCCAGGCGCGGCTGGTGGAGCTGGCCCGGGCGATCGCCGACGGGCCGCGGCTACTGCTGCTGGACGAGCCGACGTCGGGCCTGTCCCACCAGGAGACGGAGCGTTTCGGCGAGCAGATCCAGCGGCTGCGGTCGCAGGGGGTGGCGATCCTGCTCGTCGAGCACGACGTGGGTTTCGTCATGGGGCAGTCGGATCGGGTGGCGGTGCTGAACCTCGGCGCCGTGCTCGCGGAGGGAACGCCGGACGAGATTCAGGCGCATCCCGACGTCCGAGCGGCCTATCTCGGTTGA
- a CDS encoding cytochrome P450, which translates to MPVTASGKDLYYDPYDFEIDADPYPVWRRLRDEAPLYYNAKHDFYALSRFEDVEPCLSTWQTYRSGRGTVLEMIKANVPSPPGSILFEDPPVHQVHRGVMARVFTPKKMNALEPRVREFCQRSLDPLVGSGGFDFVADLGAAMPMRVIGYLLGIPEAEQEAIRRLFDDNLRLTDGDDHAPPDLTLTAPFAEFLDWRAEHPSDDLMTDLLTAEFVDETGTTRTLTREEVLNYVYLLAGAGNETTARLIGWTGKLLGEHPDQRRELVGNRALIPNAVEELLRYESPSPVQARYVDHDVEHWGQTVPEGSVMLLLNGSANRDERRFPDPDRFDIHRDVGRHLSFGYGIHHCLGAALVRIEGRIALDEVLNRFPDWEVDWANAVQARTSTVRGWEKLPVRVS; encoded by the coding sequence GTGCCCGTGACGGCAAGCGGAAAAGACCTTTACTACGACCCCTATGACTTCGAGATCGACGCGGACCCCTATCCGGTGTGGCGCCGGCTGCGCGACGAGGCACCTCTCTACTACAACGCCAAGCACGACTTCTACGCGCTGAGCCGGTTCGAGGACGTGGAGCCCTGCCTCAGCACCTGGCAGACCTACCGGTCCGGGCGGGGCACCGTCCTCGAGATGATCAAGGCGAACGTCCCGAGCCCGCCGGGGTCGATCCTGTTCGAGGACCCGCCGGTCCACCAGGTCCACCGCGGCGTCATGGCCCGCGTGTTCACACCCAAGAAGATGAACGCGCTCGAGCCGAGGGTCCGCGAGTTCTGCCAGCGCTCGCTCGACCCGCTGGTCGGATCGGGCGGCTTCGACTTCGTCGCGGACCTCGGCGCGGCGATGCCCATGCGCGTCATCGGCTATCTCCTCGGCATTCCGGAAGCCGAGCAGGAGGCGATCCGGCGGCTCTTCGACGACAACCTGCGGCTCACGGACGGCGACGACCACGCGCCGCCCGACCTGACGCTCACCGCGCCGTTCGCCGAATTCCTCGACTGGCGCGCCGAGCACCCGTCCGACGACCTCATGACCGACCTCCTGACCGCCGAGTTCGTGGACGAGACCGGCACCACCCGCACCCTGACGCGGGAGGAGGTCCTGAACTACGTCTACCTGCTCGCCGGGGCCGGCAACGAGACGACGGCGCGGCTCATCGGCTGGACCGGCAAGCTGCTCGGCGAGCACCCGGACCAGCGGCGCGAGCTCGTCGGGAACCGAGCGCTGATCCCCAACGCGGTGGAGGAGCTCCTGCGCTACGAGTCCCCCTCGCCCGTGCAGGCCCGCTACGTCGACCACGACGTCGAGCACTGGGGCCAGACCGTGCCCGAGGGCAGCGTGATGCTGCTCCTCAACGGCTCCGCCAACCGCGACGAGCGCCGGTTCCCGGACCCCGACCGCTTCGACATCCACCGCGACGTCGGTCGCCACCTCTCCTTCGGCTACGGCATCCACCACTGCCTCGGCGCCGCGCTGGTCCGCATCGAGGGCCGGATCGCCCTCGACGAGGTCCTCAACCGGTTCCCCGACTGGGAGGTCGACTGGGCGAACGCCGTCCAGGCCCGCACCTCGACCGTGCGCGGCTGGGAGAAGCTCCCCGTCCGCGTTTCCTGA
- a CDS encoding ABC transporter ATP-binding protein: GTTGTARVPDAAGTPLVLEITGVRAGYGAVEVLHGVDLALRAGEALALIGANGAGKTTLCSVVTGGLPVTKGVIRLGGTDVTALPPHRRVRHGAFLIPEGRGIFPALTVDENLSLWLPGEPDRDAAYRRFPVLGERRGQLAGSLSGGEQQMLALAPALVKPPDLLIVDEPSLGLAPLIVAEVYAALQELRAAGTAILLVEEKAHDVVALADRIVFMAAGRVSWERPTDQVDSDLLVQSYLGISDVSAEPAEPAERPGAASAMPQTATPLA; this comes from the coding sequence GGGACGACCGGCACCGCCCGGGTCCCCGACGCCGCTGGCACACCGCTGGTGCTCGAGATCACCGGCGTGCGCGCGGGCTACGGCGCCGTGGAGGTGCTGCACGGCGTCGACCTGGCCCTGCGCGCCGGCGAGGCGCTCGCGCTCATCGGCGCGAACGGTGCCGGCAAGACGACGCTCTGCTCGGTCGTCACTGGCGGCCTGCCGGTGACCAAGGGGGTGATCCGGCTCGGAGGCACGGACGTGACGGCGTTGCCGCCGCACCGGCGGGTCCGGCACGGCGCTTTCCTCATCCCCGAGGGACGGGGCATCTTCCCTGCTCTGACGGTGGACGAGAACCTCTCGCTGTGGCTGCCGGGCGAGCCGGACCGGGATGCCGCCTACCGCCGGTTCCCGGTGCTCGGTGAGCGTCGCGGCCAGCTCGCCGGGTCGCTGTCCGGCGGCGAGCAGCAGATGCTGGCGCTCGCGCCGGCGCTGGTCAAGCCGCCGGACCTGCTGATCGTCGACGAGCCGTCGCTCGGCCTCGCCCCGCTGATCGTCGCCGAGGTGTACGCGGCGCTGCAGGAGCTGCGCGCGGCCGGCACGGCGATCCTGCTGGTCGAGGAGAAGGCCCACGACGTCGTCGCGCTCGCCGACCGGATCGTCTTCATGGCCGCCGGCCGGGTGTCCTGGGAGCGGCCGACCGACCAGGTCGACTCGGACCTGCTGGTCCAGTCGTACCTCGGCATCAGCGACGTCTCCGCCGAGCCCGCCGAGCCCGCCGAGCGCCCCGGGGCCGCGAGCGCGATGCCCCAGACCGCCACCCCCCTTGCCTAG
- a CDS encoding aldehyde dehydrogenase family protein, whose protein sequence is MLIDGELVDADSGKTFDNINPATEELLGQVADASNAEMRRAIAAARRAFDTTDWSTNRALRARCLQQLQDALEAEREELREELILEVGCPRMVTNGPQLDDPLSSALRYPAKLIEEFHWETELPDAPAMGVLTQRRIWKEPVGVVGAIVPWNFPFEVALNKLGQVLATGNTVVLKPAPDTPWNATRIGRLVAERTDIPPGVVNVVTSSDHLVGEELTLSPQVDLISFTGSTAVGQRIMEKGAATLKRVFLELGGKSATIVLEDADLATAVLAGMGVCYHAGQGCAIQTRMLLPRSRYAEGVEILKAALAAAPYGDPQRPDVMMGPLVSAKQRDRVLGYIERGVQEGATLALGGGRPAHLPKGWYVEPTLFTDVDNSMTIAQEEIFGPVLVVIPFEDDDDAVRIANDSRYGLSGAVFSGSLERSLAVARRVRTGDLGINGGTPYGADLPFGGYKHSGIGRQNGIEGFEQYLETKSVAWPKA, encoded by the coding sequence ATGCTCATCGACGGTGAGCTGGTCGACGCGGACTCGGGCAAGACATTCGACAACATCAACCCGGCGACCGAGGAGTTACTGGGCCAGGTCGCCGACGCCTCGAACGCCGAGATGCGACGCGCGATCGCCGCGGCCCGGCGCGCGTTCGACACGACGGACTGGTCGACCAACCGGGCGTTGCGCGCGCGGTGCCTCCAGCAGCTCCAGGACGCCCTGGAGGCCGAGCGCGAGGAGCTGCGGGAGGAGCTGATCCTCGAGGTCGGCTGCCCGCGCATGGTGACGAACGGCCCGCAGCTCGACGACCCGCTGTCGAGCGCGCTGCGCTACCCGGCGAAACTGATCGAGGAGTTTCACTGGGAGACCGAGCTGCCCGACGCCCCCGCGATGGGCGTGCTCACCCAGCGGCGCATCTGGAAGGAACCGGTCGGCGTCGTCGGCGCGATCGTTCCCTGGAACTTCCCGTTCGAGGTCGCGCTGAACAAGCTCGGCCAGGTGCTGGCGACGGGGAACACGGTGGTGCTCAAGCCCGCCCCGGACACGCCGTGGAACGCCACCCGGATCGGCCGGCTCGTCGCCGAACGCACCGACATCCCGCCCGGCGTCGTCAACGTCGTCACGTCCTCGGACCATCTGGTCGGCGAGGAGCTCACCCTCTCCCCCCAGGTCGACCTCATCTCCTTCACCGGGTCCACGGCCGTGGGGCAGCGGATCATGGAGAAGGGCGCCGCCACGCTGAAGCGGGTCTTCCTCGAACTCGGCGGCAAGTCCGCCACCATCGTGCTGGAGGACGCCGACCTCGCGACGGCGGTCCTGGCCGGCATGGGCGTCTGCTACCACGCGGGCCAGGGCTGCGCCATCCAGACCCGGATGCTGCTGCCCCGGTCCCGGTACGCCGAGGGCGTCGAGATCCTCAAGGCTGCGCTCGCGGCGGCGCCGTACGGCGACCCGCAGCGCCCGGACGTGATGATGGGCCCGCTCGTCTCGGCGAAGCAGCGCGACCGGGTGCTCGGCTACATCGAGAGGGGCGTCCAGGAAGGCGCGACGCTCGCCCTCGGCGGCGGCCGCCCCGCGCACCTGCCTAAGGGCTGGTACGTCGAGCCGACCCTGTTCACCGACGTGGACAACTCGATGACGATCGCCCAGGAGGAGATCTTCGGGCCGGTTCTCGTCGTGATCCCGTTCGAGGACGACGACGACGCCGTGCGGATCGCCAACGACAGCCGGTACGGGCTTTCGGGCGCCGTCTTCAGCGGCTCCCTCGAACGCTCACTGGCCGTCGCGCGCCGCGTACGGACCGGCGACCTGGGCATCAACGGCGGCACGCCGTACGGCGCCGATCTCCCCTTCGGCGGCTACAAGCACAGCGGCATCGGCCGGCAGAACGGCATCGAAGGGTTCGAGCAGTACCTGGAGACGAAGTCGGTGGCCTGGCCGAAGGCCTGA
- a CDS encoding TetR/AcrR family transcriptional regulator — MEPAPQPSPATATPPTIGVDVRPRAQQRWDDDGPRSRRGAETRARLVEAAKAVFEEKGFHEARISDVAERAGLTHSAFYHYFDSKEDILLEVAAVLDHTLNAGVDIILDPSSTATPRERIAAAMRIRLEAHRKEARIMNVIEQVSRHNEQVRALWTQFYKQHVKEMANSIEQLQRRGLADPALDPVMTTDALAVMTIRFAEQSLLQDDAGYDFDAAVEQITRIYINALQLRDPRKPRRRRDDTG; from the coding sequence ATGGAGCCCGCCCCCCAACCAAGCCCGGCGACGGCGACGCCCCCGACCATCGGCGTCGATGTCCGCCCGCGTGCCCAGCAGCGCTGGGACGACGACGGGCCGCGCTCGCGGCGAGGGGCCGAGACGAGGGCACGCCTGGTCGAGGCGGCGAAGGCGGTCTTCGAGGAGAAGGGCTTCCACGAGGCCCGGATCTCGGACGTCGCCGAACGGGCCGGCCTGACCCACAGCGCCTTCTACCACTACTTCGACTCGAAGGAGGACATCCTGCTCGAGGTGGCCGCGGTCCTCGATCACACGCTGAACGCCGGCGTGGACATCATCCTGGACCCGTCCTCCACCGCGACCCCGCGCGAGCGCATAGCCGCGGCCATGCGCATCCGCCTCGAGGCGCATCGCAAGGAAGCCCGGATCATGAACGTGATCGAGCAGGTGTCGCGGCACAACGAGCAGGTCCGGGCGCTCTGGACCCAGTTCTACAAGCAGCACGTCAAGGAGATGGCCAACTCGATCGAACAGCTCCAGCGCCGCGGCCTCGCGGATCCCGCCCTCGACCCCGTCATGACGACCGACGCCCTGGCCGTGATGACCATACGGTTCGCCGAACAGTCCCTCCTGCAGGACGACGCCGGATACGACTTCGACGCCGCCGTCGAGCAGATCACCCGGATATACATCAACGCGCTGCAACTACGTGACCCCAGGAAGCCGCGCCGCCGCCGAGACGACACCGGCTGA
- a CDS encoding ABC transporter substrate-binding protein, with protein MRFRKGLLPVLATTLALAAACGSGSDGGGGGGGGTASAAASAGTATLSRSTASTPATWNTIPAPSSLQCADKAPNPTRGITDTSIKIGGLGTLSNAGTSTYQETDLGAAARFARENAAGGVFGRKIDYIGMTDDGSNAQQNADAGKKLAENENVFAVAPVATPIGAYADALCTNEVPAFGWSFNNGLCNRANTFGFTGCLLPDKYNSIQYGPYVELLKDSSDKSVVLLGVDNSAARQGVADTKASLERAGLKVVMTSNALQFGQPPADPSSLVRQIMTANNGKPPAMIYHVTDFVNVTALAQTMTAAGYKGIQISAVGYDPRLTGLKALDDTYTYLQWLPFQSTDNATVRQMADDVTKYGKGAGLSITSAMGWIAADMVIAGLKATGKDLTVDKFLSTLNGPDFHYGDGIFLGKTTWPQNHFYAAPCATAAHLKDGKYSLAVPLVCNDPYAN; from the coding sequence ATGAGGTTCCGGAAAGGCTTATTACCCGTGCTGGCGACGACGCTCGCTCTTGCGGCGGCCTGCGGCAGCGGCAGTGACGGCGGCGGAGGGGGAGGAGGAGGCACGGCCTCGGCGGCCGCGAGCGCCGGGACGGCGACACTGTCGCGCTCCACCGCCAGCACCCCCGCCACCTGGAACACGATCCCGGCACCGAGCAGCCTCCAGTGCGCCGACAAGGCGCCGAACCCAACCCGCGGGATCACCGACACCAGCATCAAGATCGGTGGGCTCGGGACGCTCAGCAACGCCGGCACCTCCACCTACCAGGAGACTGACCTGGGCGCGGCGGCCCGGTTCGCCCGGGAGAACGCGGCCGGCGGTGTCTTCGGCCGCAAGATCGACTACATCGGCATGACCGACGACGGCTCCAACGCACAGCAGAACGCGGACGCCGGCAAGAAGCTCGCCGAGAACGAGAACGTCTTCGCCGTGGCCCCGGTGGCCACGCCGATCGGGGCCTACGCGGACGCGCTGTGCACGAACGAGGTGCCGGCGTTCGGCTGGTCGTTCAACAACGGCCTGTGCAACCGGGCGAACACCTTCGGCTTCACCGGCTGCCTGCTCCCGGACAAGTACAACTCGATCCAGTACGGCCCGTACGTCGAGCTGCTCAAGGACTCCTCCGACAAGAGCGTCGTGCTGCTGGGCGTCGACAACTCCGCGGCCCGGCAGGGTGTGGCGGACACGAAGGCCTCCCTGGAACGCGCCGGGCTGAAGGTCGTCATGACCAGCAACGCGCTGCAGTTCGGGCAGCCGCCGGCTGACCCGTCGTCGCTGGTCCGGCAGATCATGACGGCCAACAACGGCAAGCCGCCGGCGATGATCTACCACGTCACCGACTTCGTGAACGTCACCGCGCTGGCCCAGACGATGACGGCCGCGGGGTACAAGGGCATTCAGATCAGCGCGGTGGGCTACGACCCGCGGCTGACCGGACTGAAGGCCCTCGACGACACCTACACCTATCTGCAGTGGCTGCCCTTCCAGTCGACGGACAACGCGACGGTCCGGCAGATGGCGGATGATGTCACCAAGTACGGGAAGGGCGCGGGGCTGTCCATCACGAGCGCGATGGGCTGGATCGCTGCCGACATGGTGATCGCGGGCCTCAAGGCGACCGGGAAAGACCTCACCGTCGACAAGTTCCTGAGCACCTTGAACGGCCCGGACTTCCACTACGGCGACGGCATCTTCCTGGGCAAGACCACCTGGCCGCAGAACCACTTCTACGCGGCACCGTGCGCGACCGCCGCCCATCTGAAGGACGGAAAGTACTCGCTGGCCGTCCCGCTCGTCTGCAACGATCCGTACGCGAACTAG
- a CDS encoding SDR family oxidoreductase, with the protein MTTVGIATGAGRGMGLACAERLTTMVDTLLLVDLDESVTEVAQKLAAASGTAVEPFVLDVTDGDGLARLAARAGELGTLRAVAHAAGISPTMADWRRIFTVDLVGTAMLADALRPLTTAGTATVCFASMAPHLMISEPHPAADAVLDDPLTADFLDRLHEVLGAAVEDSGLAYSWAKRGVQRFVQREAVRVGPLGGRVCSLSPGIIDTPQGRQEAETQPIMQTLVEQTPLGRIGQADDVADVVAFLLSDQARFVTGIDILVDGGICAAVRQPAAAQG; encoded by the coding sequence ATGACGACCGTCGGCATCGCGACCGGCGCCGGGCGCGGCATGGGGCTCGCCTGCGCGGAGCGGCTCACCACCATGGTCGACACCCTGCTGCTGGTCGACCTGGACGAGTCGGTGACGGAGGTCGCCCAGAAACTTGCGGCCGCCAGCGGCACGGCCGTGGAGCCGTTCGTCCTCGACGTCACCGACGGCGACGGCCTGGCCCGGCTCGCCGCCCGGGCCGGCGAGCTCGGCACGCTGCGGGCCGTCGCCCACGCCGCGGGCATCTCGCCGACGATGGCCGACTGGCGCCGCATCTTCACGGTGGACCTCGTGGGCACGGCCATGCTCGCCGACGCGCTGCGCCCGCTCACGACGGCCGGGACTGCCACGGTGTGCTTCGCGTCCATGGCGCCGCACCTGATGATCAGCGAGCCGCACCCGGCCGCCGACGCCGTGCTCGACGACCCGCTCACCGCGGACTTCCTCGACCGGCTGCACGAGGTCCTCGGGGCGGCGGTCGAGGACTCCGGGCTGGCCTACTCCTGGGCCAAGCGCGGCGTGCAGCGCTTCGTCCAGCGGGAGGCGGTGCGGGTGGGGCCGCTCGGCGGCCGGGTCTGCTCCCTGTCGCCGGGCATCATCGACACGCCGCAGGGCCGGCAGGAGGCGGAGACCCAGCCCATCATGCAGACGCTGGTGGAACAGACGCCGCTCGGCCGCATCGGGCAGGCGGACGACGTGGCCGACGTCGTGGCCTTCCTCCTGTCCGACCAGGCCCGATTCGTCACCGGCATCGACATCCTGGTCGACGGCGGCATCTGCGCCGCCGTGCGCCAGCCCGCGGCCGCGCAGGGGTAG